Proteins from one Triticum aestivum cultivar Chinese Spring chromosome 7A, IWGSC CS RefSeq v2.1, whole genome shotgun sequence genomic window:
- the LOC123151888 gene encoding non-specific lipid-transfer protein 4.1, which translates to MSRSSSFAKASSLTVLLLLALALQQLEADMSMSCSGMLSDLSPCLGFLQGEEDYPSADCCDGASSLVAAAATTADRQEACECLKSAAGEGSAEATAARDLPADCGLSLPFTISPDVDCSQID; encoded by the exons ATGAGCAGGAGCTCGAGCTTTGCGAAGGCCAGCAGCCTCACCGTCCTCCTCCTGCTGGCTCTCGCCCTCCAGCAGCTTGAGGCAGACATGTCAATGTCGTGCTCCGGCATGCTCTCCGACCTGTCTCCGTGCCTCGGGTTCCTGCAGGGCGAGGAGGACTACCCCTCGGCCGACTGCTGCGACGGCGCGTCAAGCCTCGTGGCGGCCGCGGCCACCACGGCCGACCGGCAGGAGGCGTGCGAGTGCCTCAAGTCAGCCGCGGGAGAGGGCAGCGCCGAGGCGACTGCGGCGCGGGACTTGCCGGCCGACTGCGGCCTCTCCCTGCCGTTCACCATCTCCCCCGACGTCGACTGTTCCCA GATTGACTGA